Genomic window (Capricornis sumatraensis isolate serow.1 chromosome 16, serow.2, whole genome shotgun sequence):
CTGCCAACACAGGAATTGGGATGGTGGTCAGGCTGTTTCTGAGTGCCATGAACACAGTAGCTTTGACCACAAAAGATTTGGTGATTACTGATGAATAACATAGTGGTTGACAAATTGCCACATACCTATCTATAGCCATGCAGACAAAAATGCCTGATTCCATTCCTACAAAACTATGTATGGCATACATCTGTACAAAGCACTCAGGGAGACCAATGGTCTTTGCACTGAACCACAAGATGGTAAAAATCTTGGGCATGATGGTGGTAGCAAGGCCCATGTCAACCACGGCCAGGATGCCCAGGAAATAATACATAGGCTGGTGCAGTGTTGCCTCCTGATTGATGATGATCAAGATAAGGATGTTTGCACTGAGAGCTAAGAGGTAGAGCAGAGCCAGGGGCAGGGATAGCCAGTGTTGCCAGCTGTGAATGCCTGGGAATCCCATCAGAATGAACTCAGAGACCTGGAACTTTGAGCTGTTGAAATCTCCAAGATCCTGGGACATTATTCACtaagaagaaaaacattcaaGGTTACTATTCTTAATACTCTCTGACAGTGTTTGAAGAAGCTACATTCATGGTTTTTTAGGTGTTGTAGGGGAATTGTCTTTTTAAACACTAATTCTAGCATTAAcattccttgaaagtgaaaggtttttgagagtgttagtcactcagtcgtgtccaactctttgcgaccccatggactgtagcccaccaggctcctctgtccacagaattctccaggcaagaattggaGTCGGTagtcattcacttctccaggggattttcatgaCTGGGGtattaaacctgggtctcttgctttgcaggcagattagaAGTATCCAACATTCCTTGGATATTTCTAATTAAACAGAAACTATTTTAACACATCATGTGTTAAATTATTTATCGAAACATAAACTTCATACCATAAGTCAGTTTGTATTGTTTTCATCTTCTCATAAGTGAGGAACAGAACTTAAGAGAAAATCATGACTTTGGAGATTATCTTCAGCCTATAAGTCGTGAAAGCTGGAGAAGTTGTAGCCTTCTGATATCACAGCCTGCACTCTTGAATTTGTTTTGTTGAATTATTAGAAACTTAATATATGCAATGCATATAGAAATTTCTGTGCATGGAGATATTTAAGTAATAGACCAGAAAATATGATAATGAAAATAACTCTTATTTCAAGGATTTGAGATTTTGTTAAATAATACTGTGTCTCATTTAATTTTAACTTGAAATGTATGAAATAATTTAGTTGCACATTTTAAGTGAGGAAGCTTTTATCAAAATTTGCTAATGACTTGTccaaaactgtaaaaataaaaaagaaatgtgatttaGGAATATCTTGTTATTCAAAACCAGTTAATTCTGGTTTTCAGTAACTTTTTCCTACTTGATATAGTTTTGATTCTTGGAGCACTCCCAGATAGCCAAACTATAAAGAATAAAGCAAGCATTAAAATATTAGTTTGAGGTAAagattttgaaaatcaaattacTTGAATTGTTAGTGCTTATCTATCAAAATTTATTAATCACTTATACATTTTACTGAAAAGGGGGAAACAGATTTCATGATCTGTTTCTCCTAAATgtctattatttatttctttatatgctTTCAATAAGTTAAATATTAGGGATGTATTATCAGGacataaaatgttgaaaaatgtGGTTCAAAATAATAGTATGTACAGAACAATAGTGTGAATATAGTCCTGGAAAATATATTCATTCTAATCCAAGTGATACCATTCCATTATACTTATAATAAGATAATGAAGAAGgtagattttaaaagatatatatttagaCAAATATAacaattcttttatatatatattattttaataacatctaaattttaatagtttatttttatagcttGCATTGTTTTTAATCTTAATGTTGGAACTATTTTTCAAATGTCGTATGTTCTTTGATGATTAATTCACAAAGAGTCCTTATTAAGCTGATTTGAAACTCCAGGTGATGAAAGAGTCTCATTGATTGGTTGGATTTACTTTGTGTGCTCCTGTAAGATCTCCTTTATAGCACTGTTGACATTCTTATTTCCTAGTGGATTCTCTCCCTGAGGGATTTGCATTtttcccagaaaataatctacCAATATGCATCCTAGAGAAATATGTGATTGGCTTCTCGTGTTCTTAATATTGAGTAGTAGAGGGACATGATCTCacagttaaatataaaaatttgattCACCTTGTCAATTTTAATGATGCCTCATCTTTGGACTTTATCACATCTGATATATTTGCATCCATAGTATATGTTAAATTTTTCCCTATGTTAAATAAATTTAACATAGACTATGTTAAGCCAATTTAACATAGACTATGTTAAGTCAATTTAACATAGACTATGTTAAGTCAATTTAACATAGACTATGTTAAGTCAATTTAACACAGACTATGTTAAGTCAATTTAACATATACTATGTTAAGTCAATTTAACATATACTATGCTAAGTAAGTTTAACATAGACTATGTTAAGTCAATTTAACATATACTATGTTAAATAACATAACATAAATTATTAACACAGTATATGTTAAATTAAACTTTGTCCATCATGTTACTATATATACTTATAGTATAGTCCAACTATACACAAAGAATATAGTTAGCTTTGTTTAAAATAGTGGATGAATCAGGGATATAAAGTTGTTACTTGTTAATTTTTCTACCTACAACCctgttttatctttatatattCACAACAAAAGAGGACAATTTAGGTATTGCAAAGAGCAACTTTTTGGAAATAGTAAAGTAACATGGTATGAACTGCTTAATAAGAGTGCCCTTCAAAGACCTTTCTTGTGCTATACATTCTTGAAGTCATATAAGAGTAGGTAGAAATGAAACTAAGCAAAATTTTGGAGGATATCTGgagaatttaaaaaggaaacgGAAAATGGTCTTAGGGCATGCTAGAtcagtttctttcttctgttACTGTGCTCTGCTTTCTCCTCAAGTTCACTGCtattttttgctttgttaatTGCAATTTTCTATCTTATTTTGTGCCCTCCTACAACCACTGCAACTTCAAGCACCACTTTATTTTGGAATATCAACTTTATCTCAGAGAGGACAGGGAATCATTCTTTAAACTACTTAACATGatgtaaataaaaaagaagcaggcATCATAGGTAAGGAATATATTTGTCAATGGATCAATATCTCTTTCTATTTTAGTATCATACTATTTAGCATCATAGTATAAAAAGAACTGACAACTTGGATCGACCAGAATTTAAGCAAAATCTTAATATTTGAActtattgtatttatatttatatatcatgggaaatggatggggaaacagtggaaacagtgtcagattttattttggggggctccaaaatcactgcagatggtgattgcagccatgaaattaaaagacgcttactccttggaagaaaaattatgaccaacccagatagcatattgaaaagcagagacattactttgccaataaaggtttgtctagtcaaggctatggtttttccggtggtcatgtatggatgtgagagttggactgtgaagaaagctgagcaccgaagaattgatgcttttgaactgtggtgttggagaagactcttgagagtcccttggactgcaaggagattcacccagtccattctgaaggagatcagccctgagatttctttggagggaatgatgctaaagctgaagctccagtactttggccacctcatgtgaagagttgactcattggaaaagactctgatgctgggaagggttgggggcaggaggagaaggggatgacagaggatgagatggctggatggcatcactgactcgatggatatgagcctgagtgaactccgggagttggtgatggacagggaggcctgccatgctgtgattcatggggtcacaaagagttggagacgactgagcatctgaactgaactgatgcattgtgtggggactttcctggtggctcagacagtaaagaatctgcctgcaatgcaagagacccaagtttgattactgggtggggaagatgccctggagaagggtatggcaaccactccagtattcttgcctagagaatcccacagatagaggatcctgttgggctacagtccatggggtcacaaagagtcggatatggctgagcgactaactcaCTTGCATTGTATAGCAACATGtcacattttaaatatcaataattttttgAGTGAATAATAGATTCCTGAACTAATGATTCAAATTTCATAAAACTTTAAGAGCTATTGCACTCCActctaagtatttatttatttgaacttaaaattatgcttttattaatcaatgttttaaaattcaatttttaaaaaatctagctaCCAAATGATTAATCAgtaattaatttaatattatctcagagttttaaggatttttgaattatatttataCTTACATAGTACAaaacataatttcttttttattttttaaaattaattaattaatttattgttggaggctaattactttacaatattttcttggttttgccattcattgacatgaatctgccatgggtgtacatgtgttccccatcctgaaccccccttccacctctctccccatcccatccctctgggtcatcctagcacaccagccccaagcaccctgtatcatggcatcaaatctggactggcgatccatttcacatatgataatatacatgtatttaaacatgtatttaaatattattttttcaaaggataaaaggaagaaacaagtaTAAATTCTACTTCATAAGACAAGAGAAAACTTAAATCTAAAAAAATTCCTCAtcacaaaatagataactaaagaaTTTCAAAAAGAAGGTAACAAATGAGGCAGCAGTCAAAACAGATAGTTGGATTTAGAAATAAAGTTCAGTTGGTGAAACAACACTACAAATTGGTGGCATTTTACCCTGCATGCATACaagccaagtcgcttcagtcgtgtcaactctgcggccctgtgaactgtagcctgcgagcttcctcggtccatgggattctccatgtaggactactggagtgggttgccgtgccattttctccaggagatctttctgactcagggatcaaaactgcatctcagGTCTCcagcagtggcaggcaggttctttaccactagtgccacctgggaagcccttgattatatgcaaatatttacgcaataaaatgtgtatatatatatatatgtgtacatatatatatgaatcataaggaaagtgcaaagaaaataataaactgaaaatgctcaaaatttttggaaacaaaatttatactaattaaacaaaaattacatGAATACACTAAAAACATACCCACAAATTAAGGAAGAAAtattacaaaatacaaaatagaaatccaaactagtattgagttggccaaagaaTTCATTtggttttacataaaaataaaagacacatttttcattttcatccagaGCTGTATTGAATAATATATGCGCTACCTGaaccaactttttggccaactcaataaatAGTGGACCAAGATCACCTTCATGAAACAATAGATGAGATACTTTACACACAGCAGTTTAACCTCATTGTATCAAgttgcttaatttctctgtttcttgTTGCTGCCCGCAAGCAAAATAGAAGAATAAATTGAAATTATCTTGTTCACTTTATCAGTACGTGGTAGGAAATTTAAAGGTGGCAAGTGAGTTagtgcgttagtcactcagtcgtgtctgactctttgtgaccccacggactgtagctggacaggctcctctgtccatggggttctccaggcaagaatactggagtgggttgccatgcccttctccaggggatcttcccgacccagaaatcaaacttgggtctccttcactgcaagcagattttttagtgtctgagccaccagggaagtccccatacaaTGCAAATATTAAAGGTGGGGAACTCACTTAATGCAATCATAACATTAATTGAACCTCATtcctatctggagaaggaaatggcagcccactccagcgttcttgcctggagtattctgcagacagagaagcctggtggggtgctgtccttagggttgcacagagttggacacgagtgaagtgacttaacaggcaTGCATgccttcgagaaggaaatggcaacccactccagtattcttgcctagagaatcccgtggacagaggagcctggtgggctgctgtcggtagggtcgcacagagtcggacacaactgaagcaacttagcagcagcagcagcattcctatTTAGCAACACTGATTTTGACTCAAACTAATAATCTTGAAGCTTAACAAAGGCCTTGCAATTAGGATTTTTGACAAAGAATCATATGAGTTTATAAGAATGCGTTTCCTTACATACCAAAATTGTTATCAGATTTATTTCTTATCAGGTTTGTAAGTTTGCTCCTAACGTTTCTATTCAGTTATATTTTCCACTTTTCTTTGAAAGTTGTCATTAATGAACAAAACTGTaacaattcatatatatatatatatatatatatatatatacacgcagttacaaatatattttcacaCATTATAATTGATTATTATGGAATAGAATAGACTGTGAAATGTATTATTGATACCTATTTGACTAGTGTATACAGATTTTAATAGTTGTTGAAAAAATAGTATTGTTACTCATTTCTTCCTCTCAATATATTTGAATAGTcaactcttttcttttaattgaaggagaattgctttacaatattgtgaataGTCAACTCTTAACTATATATGTCCAAGCAAAAGAAGTAAGTAGGGAAATCATAGATACCCACAAATCGAGAATAGCAAACATAACTGAGTTCACTTCTGCTCTGCTCCTAAGGATATAGCTCCTAATATGAGCTAAGTATCTATTTTGTCATTCATATTTCCTTTTGATAGTTCTAGTGTTGATTATTGAAACTGGATTTATTGTTACATGAGAAGTATAGGTCCCATTTGCAAAAACACTCAGTTAAAATCCAAACTTACACCAAATATTGTAGTACCAACCATAATTATGTTAggttttttccaaaataaatttaaaatgatttcaaTACATTATAGCTTAATTTTTCTACAAGGAAAATGGGCTCATACTATTCTGTAGGAGACAAGTGTATTGAAGTTTTTACATCAACTCAAGAACATGGGTACTTATTATAAGTACAATTATTGTCACCTGTTGACTATTCCCATTTCTAAACTCCATAGAAATGTTTGCTTCCTCGCTAGTTAGTCCTCAATTTTACATCCCATGTTCTTTTTCGAACATGAGGTTTATTCCTCCGAGTATGTTTCCCTGTCTAAAACAGATTAAATGCAGTCACAAATACGTATCTCTAGAAATAAAGTAAGTGAAAGAGATTCTTTTCTGGGGAGCAGTGGGAGGTAGGTGAATGGCAAGTGTTGTGATCATGCTCAAGAACTATTCTCCTGCTGTAGTCCCATTGCTCTGGTCATGAGGGTGATTCTGGCTTGATATTTACCACTACAGATTTGGATTCTTATTTACTTTGAAAAAGAGCTACATATTCATAATAATCCTGGAAAATTACACTAGCATTGCAATCTGTGAAttggagaaataaacattttttgattTAAATCCAATCTTTACTTCTGCCTTCTAATAGGTAGATGGAATCAAACCTTCAGTCCTGTGAAGTTAATAATCAATTAATGTACATCCAAAAATTATCTCCTGCCTACATATTAAGCAAAAACcctgtttctatttctgcttttgcatACCTTAGTTTCTGAAGCAAAACAGTGAGCTGAATGCAATCTGGTCCAGGTGTTCAGGATATTAGTAAAAAAAAGGTCATGATTCTACACTATATGTACTTTCACAGTCCTCAACTACTAAATCTCTTGATATTTGTACCTTTgaactaaatatattttcaaatgtattatgTATCCCAATGGAATATTGTAAAGCACTTGTGATACAGGTGCTGGCATTGGATTTAAGCTAAcacctattggagaaggaaaagaagtgaaagcttTCCATTCTTACCATTTATAAAGTGACACACAAGTTAGAGAATAAATTTAtctgtatgtatttatatctgCGTGCTGGCATACGAGTCATATATGGGGAGTGAGCATGAACACAATTTAGCTTTAATGAATATTAGATACTTTGATATTTattgaagtgtttttttctttccttgtaagGATATGTAAGACAGAAGTTAAAGGCACTAATGATATTTCAGAAGGTTTTGTTGACACTCATTCACATTCAAATTATATAACATACAGGCAACTTCGGATATAtttcttgttaaattttttttaacatcaaaaatattttgtattggagtatcagttcagttaagttcagttcagttgctcagtcgtgtccgactgtttgataccccatcaattgcagcatgccaggcctccctgtccatcaccatctcccagagttcactcagatttacgtccatcgagtccatgatgccatccagccatctcatcctctgtcgtccccttctcctcctgccccaaatccctcccaacatcagagtcttttccaatgagtcaactcttcgcatgaggtggccaaagtactggagcttcagctttagcatcattccttccaaagaaatcccagggctgatctccttcagaatggactggtttgatctccttgtagtccaagggactctcaagagtcttctccaacaccacagttcaaatgcatcaattcttcagtgctcagccttcttcacagtccaactctcacatccatacatgaccacaggaaaaaccatagccttgactagacggaccttagtcggcacagtaatgtctctgcttttgaatatactatctaggttgaccataacttttcttccaaggagtaagcatcttttaatttcatggctacagtcaccatctgcagtgattttggagcccaaaaaaaatgaagtctgacactgtttccactgtttccccatctatttcccatgaagtgatgggactggatgccatgatctttgttttctgaatgttgagctttaagccaactttcttgctctcctctttcactttcatcaagagcctttttagctcctcttcactttctgccataagggtggtgtcatctgcatatctgaggttcttgatatttctcccggcaatcttgattccagcttgtgtttcttccagtccagcgtttctcataatgtactctgcatagaagttaaataagcagggtgacaatatacagccttgacatactccttttcctatttggaaccagtctgttgttccatgtccagttctaactgttgcttcctgacctggtagttttaggtggacagtgaaggaactcagttatacatacatacctatatTCATTCTCCCCTCATTTCTATATATGCATTTTCTGTATATGTTGAGACAATATTTGGataaaacaattttgaaacatAAAGTCTTCTATTTTAATTACAGAATATGATACTTAATTTAAATAATGATTGTTCAGGAATTTTATGATTAAATGAACATGCATCATATGCATTTACAcaatttaattaataatttaattgtgtgtatatatataaagagaaacaGGAGGAAAATTTTAACAGAGTTTGTTACACTTTatccttttttattgaagtggaATACACAAGCCATAAATGGTTTTCATTTAAACCTCTGAAATGTAATATTAAATGTCTTttagtacttttaaaatgttgtgaaaccatcaccaatatctgatttcagaacatttcagttgcataaaaataaaactccatAACCATTAATCAGTCACTACCTATTGATCTATTCCTCTGATCCCTTCCAACGTCTAATATGTTTTTTGATCAGTAATTGATTTGATGTAATTGAAATCATATTGCAGTAGCCTTtagtgtttgcttttttaaaattagcatagtgttttcaaagttcatctgtGAAAGGTCATACATCTGTACTTCATCCTTTCATGAATGAATAATAATCTACACTATGGGTATGCttcactttgtttatccattaaacAAATGGTGAATATTTAAGttctttccaatttttcactaatagtgatgctatgaacatttgtgtataaaTTTTATTGCTACTCTTGTATTAAGTTATTCTGATTATATACTTAGGAGTTGAACTTCTGTCATATAGTAATTGTGTTTCAAACTTTGTGTAATTGTCTAAGTTTCTCACAGCTCAATGTGATTTTTGCATACCCTCTAGTATATATaagatggagaaagcaatggcactccactccagcactcttgcctggaaaatcccatggacggaacagcctggtaggctgcagtccatggggtcgctaggagttggacacgcctcagcgacttctctttcacttttcactttcattggagaaggaaatggcaacccactccagtgtttttgcctggagaatcccagggatgagggagcctggtgggctgccatctatggggtcacacagagtcggacacgactgaagtgacttagcagcagcagcagtatatacaAGAAGTCTAATGTTTCCAGAAAATTGCCAATCTCTGTTAAATTGAAAAATACagccattttattttatacagtGGTATCTTGTGGTTTGATTTGAATTCAGTGATGCTCAGcaacttttcatatgtttgttggaTGTTGCACATCTTTATAGAAATGTCTATTGGAGTCCGTTTTCCATTTGAAGAATAGAAGACACATTAGAAAGCAAAGATGCAAACACCTAAAGTTGTACTCTATTAGTAACTGCATGAAATGTACATgggttcagtgcagttcagttcagtcgctcagtcgtgtccaactctttgtaaccccatgaatcacagcacgccaggcctccctgtccatgggttACACActctcattaaaaagaaaagattgtcAGATATCTACTCTAACCATCCCTATGTAACATTGTCCAGAATTTCTAGTCAGGGCAGCGAGATACAAAAATGAAATGTATATTCTATTTGTCTCACCCTGGCTTCCTTGATTCAATCTGCATAATTGTGctattgttcattttttttcttttgaatgaagGTTTTTCTTGACAAACATGATAAAGTATTAGTTTCACCCCCttttttgaaatttcattaaTTGCATGTGATTCCTTATATTAATCAAAAATGGTTAGAATTCCTTAGTTCTTGTGTCATCTGCAGTCCTGGAGAATGTAATGAACACAGATGTAGGAAAATTTCAAAGGTGAGCATCCTCTCCAAGTTAGTTGCCTTTGAAGTACAGTTTAAGAACTTTATATAAGCCCTGCCTGAGTTCCTTGTTCTTGAGTGCATAGACCatgggattgagggcaggaggaataACATTATGGAGTACATTGAGTAGAACTGGGATGAGGGGAACTGTCATTGCTGCACTGTGGGTGATAGAAATGACAATAATGACTGTGTAGAAGAAAAGAATTAGGATGAGGTGGGAAGTGCAGGTACTTAAGGCCTTGGATGCAGCTTCTGCTGAGTTCAACTTCAATACAGATTGAAGTATCAATGCATATGATAAAATAATCAAACCCAAATCACTTCCCATGAGTGTCCAGGCCAGAAGTAGCTGATAGATACTCTTGACTGTCTTGTCATCATCACAAGATAGGCTAGTGACTCCAAGATTTGAGCAAAGACAGTGCTCAATTTGGTTCTTTGAGCAGTACTGTCTCTGAGCTGCAAACACAGGAATTGGGATAGTAGTCAGGCTATTTCTGAGTGCCATGAACACAGTTGCTTTGACCACAAAGGAGCCAGTAATTATCGATGGATAGCGTAGTGGTCGACAAATGGCTACATATCTATCTATAGCCATGCAAACAAAGATGCCTGATTCCATGGCCACAAAACAGTGTATAGCATACATCTGTATAAAGCACCGAAGGAAACTGATGGCTTTTGCATTAAACCACAAGATCGCCAAAATCTTGGGCATGATGGTGGTAGCCAGACCCATGTCTACCACAGCCAGGATGCCCAGGAAATAATACATAGGCTGGTGCAATGTTGCCTCCTTATTGATAATGATCAGGATAAGGATGTTGGCGCTGAGAGCTAAGAGGTAGAGCAGAGCCAGGGGCAGGGATAGCCAGTGCTGCCAGCTGTGAATGCCTGGGAATCCCAAAAGAATAAACTCAGAGACCTGGAACTTTGAGCTGTTGGAGTTGCTGAGATCCTGGAACTTCACTAAGTGAAAAAGTAGAGAGTTACTTTTCTTAATAATTTCTCTGACTGACAATATTTGAAAAGGCATTATCCAGGTTCATAATATCAAGGATATTATAATATCAAAGAACATCAAAGGAGAattcattatctttattattctCATTATAGCACTAACATTTCTTGGACATTTGTAATGAAACAGGAACTGTGGTAACACATTCTTTATTGTCAACTTGGGCTAATGATCAGAAAAATGATATAAAGGCAAGTCATATTTTTCCACCTTCTCATAGCAGAAGAATGGAACATTAAAGGAAATCAGGACCTTGTCATGATCTTCAGTCTTGTAAGTCATGGAAGTTGGACAAGATGAAAGTCCTCTGAAATTAATCTGTTTCTTGACTGACTTTGCTAATGGGTTGTCTTCtttaaagaccaaatatataGACTCAGAGTAGTGGATTTTATGCATGTAGTCATTTTAGATAAAATATTAggctatatataataaattttttataaacCTGCTTTTCGAGGATTTGAGAGTTTATAAAGTAGTCATAAATGTCATTactttgaattaaaataaatgagttcATGTAGCATATCTGTTTTATAGCAAGGAAAATGATGTCTAAAATGTTAACAATCTGTGTAAAATGAAGCAAccatgaaagagagaaaaatggctTGGAAATCTCAGTATGTTTAAACCCAGTTGTCTCTTCTTTTGAGTAATTTTTCCCTATTCCAACATCTATTTGCTTCTTAGAGTACTGCAGACATTCATATTATAACCATTAAAGcagacataaaaacaaataaaagaaactaaTTAAACTAGTGAGTCTgaggtaaatatttttttcagaagttCCGCTAAAATCAAGTAACTCTGTATCTAATACCCTTCCTACATATGGTATTtaattagtattattttaaaattgaaacaatACTGTTACTATGTATTTATACCAGATGTgttaattattatttactttcttttaagagtttcatatattaaagatataaatacaggatatttttaaaattttgttgaaagtTATAGTTTAAACAGAGGAACAGTGTTGATGTAAACTTGGTGGTATATTTAGCTTAACCCAGATAATGGCATTCTGTTCTATTCAAAACATAACAGATTCTGGAAACTAAAGAAGAAGATGGAACTATAAGTTTTTAATTCTTAATGAATACAAAATACAGCAAACAATGTTTTACTAAATATTCTAAACAtcagatcaaaaatatttgagtttGAAATGAAGGGATAAATTTAATACATCTTTCTAAAACTGTCAAGATCCCATAGTAATCTAGAGAGATGCTCTATAGGCAAATGTTACAATGACTTCCATCTGGCTTTTTAACACCCAAATCTGAACAGGAAAATGATCTCAAGCATGATATATGGGTTCTTAATAGTGAGATTGCTTCATCAATTTAGAGCAATGAAATAGCTTTCACTTTACTAAAATGAGCAATTAGAAAGCCTGTTTTTATtgtctaaagaaagaaaaaaagatg
Coding sequences:
- the LOC138092148 gene encoding putative olfactory receptor 56B2, with the protein product MSQDLGDFNSSKFQVSEFILMGFPGIHSWQHWLSLPLALLYLLALSANILILIIINQEATLHQPMYYFLGILAVVDMGLATTIMPKIFTILWFSAKTIGLPECFVQMYAIHSFVGMESGIFVCMAIDRYVAICQPLCYSSVITKSFVVKATVFMALRNSLTTIPIPVLAAQRHYCSKNQIEHCLCSNLGVTSLSCDDRTVNSVYQLLLAWIVMGSDLGLILVSYALIFHSVLRLNSTEATSKALSTCTSHLILILFFYTVVIVISITHSSTITFPLIPVLLNILHNVIPPALNPMVYALKNKELRQGLCKLLKLDFKGN
- the LOC138092149 gene encoding putative olfactory receptor 56B2, yielding MPFQILSVREIIKKSNSLLFHLVKFQDLSNSNSSKFQVSEFILLGFPGIHSWQHWLSLPLALLYLLALSANILILIIINKEATLHQPMYYFLGILAVVDMGLATTIMPKILAILWFNAKAISFLRCFIQMYAIHCFVAMESGIFVCMAIDRYVAICRPLRYPSIITGSFVVKATVFMALRNSLTTIPIPVFAAQRQYCSKNQIEHCLCSNLGVTSLSCDDDKTVKSIYQLLLAWTLMGSDLGLIILSYALILQSVLKLNSAEAASKALSTCTSHLILILFFYTVIIVISITHSAAMTVPLIPVLLNVLHNVIPPALNPMVYALKNKELRQGLYKVLKLYFKGN